One part of the Lotus japonicus ecotype B-129 chromosome 2, LjGifu_v1.2 genome encodes these proteins:
- the LOC130738853 gene encoding LEAF RUST 10 DISEASE-RESISTANCE LOCUS RECEPTOR-LIKE PROTEIN KINASE-like 2.3, with protein sequence MNLPSIFTTMFNLFCFFLLTTLPPSHSHQPPPPPPSPVSNYSLCEVETYNCGNLTGISYPFWGQNRPSYCGGGNMFNLTCHHDLNTTTVLIGSQNFTVLGIQPHNYTMTLKPTDLNVCSPQQFDDTYLIRDLFEYPTTSVSNITIFYNCSYSGENFFSCGGGQQQQQQQHAFSHVGVDDVELKKLSVLYRCERHVNVPVVGISMVHYKGIIDRDGLERVLNEGFQVKYDVSQSCIYCLGKEEKYCPWRSNGVDFDKQVVSKCYYCSNGPYVPYCSMFFIFPLLIAYII encoded by the coding sequence ATGAACCTTCCATCCATATTCACTACCATGTTCAACCTCTTCTGTTTCTTCTTGCTAACCACTCTGCCCCCATCCCATTCTcatcaaccaccaccaccgccaccttcaCCGGTTTCCAATTACTCGCTTTGTGAGGTCGAGACATACAATTGTGGCAACCTCACTGGCATTTCTTATCCTTTCTGGGGACAGAACCGACCTTCTTATTGTGGCGGTGGCAACATGTTCAACCTCACATGCCACCATGATCTTAACACTACTACAGTTCTAATTGGCTCCCAAAATTTCACAGTACTCGGTATTCAGCCCCACAATTACACTATGACATTGAAACCAACAGACCTTAATGTCTGTTCTCCGCAGCAGTTTGACGACACTTATTTGATTCGGGATCTGTTCGAGTATCCCACAACAAGCGTGTCCAACATCACCATATTCTACAACTGTTCATATTCTGGAGAAAACTTCTTTTCGTGCGGCGGCggacaacaacaacagcagcagcagcatgCTTTCAGTCATGTAGGCGTGGATGATGTGGAGTTGAAAAAACTATCAGTTCTTTATCGATGCGAGAGACATGTGAATGTTCCGGTGGTAGGCATTTCCATGGTGCATTATAAAGGTATAATTGACCGTGATGGTCTGGAACGAGTATTGAACGAGGGGTTTCAGGTGAAATATGATGTCAGTCAGAGCTGCATCTATTGCCTGGGAAAGGAGGAGAAATATTGCCCCTGGAGAAGCAATGGTGTCGATTTCGATAAACAAGTGGTTTCTAAATGCTATTATTGCTCCAATGGACCTTATGTCCCATACTGTAGTATGTTCTTCATTTTCCCTCTTCTCATAGCTTATATAATATAG